A stretch of Halostagnicola kamekurae DNA encodes these proteins:
- a CDS encoding aldo/keto reductase, with protein MEYTTLGDTGTTVSRLCFGTWRFGRETGGVVETDREEAHDLLDAASEHGINFIDTANVYGDPNGKSEKWIGEWLEDRSREDYVIASKVYFPFDGWGEPGPNDSGLGRKHIRAQIEGTLDRLGTDYLDLYYIHRWDEDTPIQETLETLTALVDEGKVNYLGASSMAAWQLTKALWTSDVEGLQRFDVTQPMVNAAQYDTVAEYLEVCADQDLAVCPYSPLGGGFLTGKYDRADDGSVIAPDGSRGSLDDMFDDYYATEQAWDVLETVEDVADEVGASPAQVSLRWLMDQSEFTCIPIVGARTPDQLAENVGAVEVELSDEQFDRIDGARGEAES; from the coding sequence ATGGAGTATACGACACTCGGCGACACGGGTACGACGGTCTCGAGGCTCTGTTTCGGAACGTGGCGATTCGGTCGGGAAACCGGCGGCGTCGTCGAAACCGACCGGGAGGAAGCCCACGACCTGCTCGACGCCGCGAGCGAGCACGGCATCAACTTCATCGACACGGCGAACGTCTACGGCGATCCGAACGGAAAGAGCGAGAAGTGGATCGGCGAGTGGCTCGAGGACCGCTCGCGCGAGGACTACGTCATCGCCTCGAAGGTCTACTTCCCGTTCGACGGCTGGGGCGAACCCGGCCCGAACGACTCCGGACTCGGGCGCAAGCACATCCGCGCCCAGATCGAAGGCACGCTCGATCGACTGGGAACCGACTACCTCGACCTGTACTACATCCACCGCTGGGACGAGGACACGCCGATTCAGGAGACCTTAGAGACGCTGACGGCCCTCGTCGACGAAGGGAAGGTCAACTATCTCGGGGCCTCGAGCATGGCCGCCTGGCAGCTCACCAAGGCACTCTGGACCAGCGACGTCGAGGGGCTACAGCGGTTCGACGTGACTCAGCCGATGGTCAACGCGGCCCAGTACGACACCGTCGCAGAGTACCTCGAGGTCTGTGCGGATCAGGACCTCGCCGTCTGTCCGTACTCACCGCTGGGCGGCGGCTTCCTCACCGGCAAGTACGACCGCGCCGACGATGGCTCGGTCATCGCCCCCGACGGCTCGCGGGGCAGTCTCGACGACATGTTCGACGACTATTACGCGACCGAGCAGGCCTGGGACGTCCTCGAGACCGTCGAGGACGTTGCGGACGAAGTCGGGGCCTCGCCGGCGCAGGTGTCGCTTCGCTGGCTCATGGACCAGAGCGAGTTCACCTGCATCCCGATCGTCGGCGCGAGAACGCCCGACCAACTCGCGGAGAACGTCGGCGCGGTCGAGGTCGAACTCTCCGACGAGCAGTTTGATCGGATCGACGGCGCTCGCGGCGAGGCGGAGTCGTAA
- a CDS encoding heme o synthase, producing MASDSYPWPIETQRRFSALLAGTALGIYLLLIIGATTSITNAATTCSTWPLCSAPVDPVSQTELAIVWGHRLTAAVVGALAAITVAAAVAGDASRRVTAVLVVSFVLYLIQIGVGAVTATVGSAAILPGLHLGLGIAIFSIVVLALAWDLERTTGSDDDAIESPPEPEPIDPAAVPERTLPTGRLERARLTAFAYFKMMKPRLMWLLCLVAAAGMALAAGRDLEVGTIVATLGGGVLSIGASGTFNHVLERDIDQKMSRTADRPLATDLIPVRRALAFGAFLTAASVGIFLTINALAAALGLAAILFYSVVYTLLLKPNTVQNTVIGGLAGALPALIGWAAVTNAVELPALALAGVIFLWTPAHFYNLALAYRDDYARGGFPMMPVVRGETETRKHIIYYIAATLLGTIGLAWITDLGALYAATVAVFGGIFLWTAVRLHFEQSETAAFRSFHASNAFLGAVLVAVLVDALAL from the coding sequence GTGGCATCCGATTCCTATCCCTGGCCGATCGAGACCCAGCGGCGATTCTCAGCACTGCTAGCCGGGACTGCCCTCGGGATCTATCTGCTCTTGATCATCGGTGCCACGACCTCGATTACGAACGCCGCGACGACCTGCTCGACGTGGCCGCTCTGTAGCGCTCCCGTCGATCCGGTGAGCCAGACGGAACTGGCTATCGTCTGGGGACACCGACTCACGGCGGCCGTCGTCGGCGCGCTGGCCGCGATCACCGTCGCAGCCGCCGTCGCCGGCGACGCCTCGCGTCGGGTCACCGCGGTGCTGGTCGTTTCGTTCGTGCTCTATCTGATTCAGATCGGCGTCGGTGCCGTCACGGCGACCGTCGGCTCCGCGGCGATTCTCCCTGGCCTCCACCTCGGACTCGGGATCGCCATCTTCTCGATCGTCGTTCTCGCACTCGCCTGGGACCTAGAGCGGACGACGGGCAGCGACGACGACGCGATCGAGTCGCCACCGGAGCCCGAGCCAATCGACCCCGCCGCAGTACCGGAGCGAACACTTCCGACGGGTCGACTCGAGCGCGCCCGCTTGACCGCCTTCGCGTACTTCAAGATGATGAAGCCGCGGCTGATGTGGCTGCTCTGTCTCGTCGCGGCGGCGGGGATGGCGCTCGCGGCGGGCCGGGATCTCGAGGTCGGAACCATCGTCGCCACGCTCGGTGGCGGCGTGCTCTCGATCGGCGCGTCGGGGACGTTCAACCACGTGTTAGAGCGCGACATCGACCAGAAGATGTCCCGGACGGCCGACCGTCCGCTCGCGACCGATCTGATCCCTGTCCGGCGAGCGCTGGCGTTCGGCGCGTTCTTGACGGCTGCGTCGGTGGGCATCTTTCTGACGATCAACGCGCTCGCCGCGGCGCTCGGGCTGGCCGCGATCCTCTTTTACAGCGTGGTCTACACCCTGCTGTTGAAGCCCAACACGGTCCAGAACACCGTCATCGGCGGCCTGGCTGGCGCGTTGCCCGCCCTCATCGGCTGGGCTGCGGTGACCAACGCGGTCGAACTGCCGGCGCTCGCGCTGGCGGGGGTCATCTTCCTCTGGACGCCCGCCCACTTCTATAACCTCGCGCTGGCCTACCGCGACGACTACGCTCGAGGCGGGTTCCCGATGATGCCCGTCGTTCGCGGCGAGACCGAGACCCGGAAACACATCATCTACTACATCGCGGCGACGCTGCTGGGAACCATTGGGCTCGCCTGGATCACCGACCTCGGCGCGCTGTACGCGGCGACGGTCGCCGTCTTCGGCGGCATCTTCCTCTGGACGGCGGTCAGGCTCCACTTCGAGCAGAGCGAGACCGCCGCGTTTCGATCCTTCCACGCGTCCAACGCCTTCCTCGGAGCCGTCCTCGTCGCCGTGCTCGTCGACGCGCTCGCGCTGTAG
- a CDS encoding DUF7111 family protein, protein MTDEERTATSDERTATSNGITATYRETESERLLEFSSDAAADGRATAAVAQNREGYAMLKVRPTATGDELERYYGFEMALDHVGELLGVSPHELPVPDAAADMGM, encoded by the coding sequence ATGACAGACGAGGAACGAACGGCGACTAGCGACGAGCGAACGGCGACCAGCAATGGGATTACGGCGACCTATCGCGAGACCGAAAGTGAGCGGCTCCTCGAGTTCAGTTCCGACGCCGCTGCGGACGGTCGGGCCACGGCTGCGGTGGCACAGAACCGCGAGGGATACGCCATGCTGAAGGTTCGGCCCACCGCGACGGGGGACGAACTCGAGCGCTACTACGGCTTCGAGATGGCGCTGGACCACGTGGGGGAGCTACTCGGCGTCTCGCCCCACGAGTTGCCGGTTCCGGACGCGGCGGCCGATATGGGGATGTGA
- a CDS encoding DUF3267 domain-containing protein has translation MSAEESAGSLHTLETFRVTRTVAAQWVVVSTIGFFAFGYLFAGVRAWLRGRPLEPIVLPISAHPTTLEFLGGFGLLVALVIALHEAIHGLAMSAFGREPTYGFGLSHVIVPYAYADSDGGYTRDQMLAVLLAPVIGISALGVLVMSAYPSPVLVVALAANAAGSIGDLWMASILVRFPEGVRVGPLPDRAPDGRGMGIYGSSASQGRVTARSRLASAFLVGAVGTLVLLVVGMVGTVLLSLALGTGTVVVGDPDGRWFLFAHEISRETRQVRLRIGVEVILAAMSLGGALWTVTVGGVELLRS, from the coding sequence GTGAGCGCCGAGGAGTCAGCCGGTTCCCTCCACACCCTCGAGACGTTCCGAGTGACGCGGACAGTCGCGGCTCAGTGGGTCGTCGTCTCGACGATCGGCTTCTTCGCGTTCGGCTACCTGTTCGCGGGCGTTCGCGCCTGGCTCCGAGGCCGTCCGCTCGAGCCGATCGTGCTCCCGATCTCCGCACACCCGACGACGCTCGAGTTCCTCGGCGGCTTCGGGCTGCTCGTCGCGCTCGTCATCGCGCTCCACGAAGCGATTCACGGGCTCGCGATGAGCGCCTTCGGGAGGGAGCCGACGTACGGGTTCGGGCTCTCTCACGTCATCGTTCCCTACGCCTACGCCGATTCCGACGGCGGCTACACGCGCGACCAGATGCTCGCCGTCTTGCTCGCTCCCGTCATCGGCATCTCGGCACTCGGCGTGCTGGTGATGAGCGCGTATCCATCGCCCGTACTCGTCGTCGCTCTCGCCGCCAACGCCGCGGGTTCGATCGGCGACCTCTGGATGGCCTCGATCCTCGTCCGTTTCCCGGAGGGCGTCCGCGTCGGTCCGCTGCCGGATCGAGCGCCGGACGGGCGGGGGATGGGGATCTACGGCTCGAGCGCGTCTCAGGGCCGGGTGACTGCGCGCTCGAGGCTCGCCTCGGCGTTTCTCGTCGGCGCGGTTGGGACCCTCGTCCTGCTCGTCGTCGGCATGGTCGGAACGGTCCTGCTCTCGCTGGCGCTCGGCACGGGGACGGTGGTCGTCGGCGATCCGGACGGTCGCTGGTTCCTGTTCGCCCACGAGATCAGCCGCGAAACCCGGCAGGTGAGACTTCGGATCGGCGTCGAGGTGATACTCGCGGCGATGAGCCTCGGCGGAGCTCTCTGGACGGTCACGGTCGGCGGTGTGGAACTGTTGCGATCGTAA
- a CDS encoding PadR family transcriptional regulator, producing MTKWIRSGRRRDICYLLAAEGERRGQQLKSDLESHYDERLEPSSFYGTLSAMVEAGLVETRTEGLADVYSLTAVGEDRLEEHVRWVESCLETE from the coding sequence ATGACGAAGTGGATCCGGAGCGGGCGGCGGCGGGATATCTGTTATCTGCTCGCGGCCGAGGGCGAGCGGCGCGGCCAGCAACTCAAATCCGACCTCGAGTCCCACTACGACGAGCGACTGGAGCCGTCGTCGTTCTACGGAACCCTGTCCGCGATGGTCGAGGCGGGGCTGGTCGAGACCAGAACGGAGGGACTCGCCGACGTCTACTCGCTGACCGCGGTCGGCGAGGACCGCCTCGAGGAACACGTCCGGTGGGTCGAGTCGTGTCTCGAGACAGAATGA